One segment of Neoarius graeffei isolate fNeoGra1 chromosome 20, fNeoGra1.pri, whole genome shotgun sequence DNA contains the following:
- the LOC132868599 gene encoding lipid droplet assembly factor 1-A-like isoform X2, whose translation MEDFKWEPKITELLNSKVGKYLSNHPFITLVLLVFGLTASVPVGLFLAFSAVTLISVTAYFIFIEIFLLTVGGVILLCVLCCLAVVAFWISCVLSILYIIGSHVLNYSFIPRVPEKTISAGDMETEKDLNS comes from the exons ATCACAGAGCTCTTGAATAGCAAGGTGGGAAAGTATCTGAGTAACCACCCCTTCATCACTCTGGTGCTGCTTGTATTTGGTCTAACAGCCTCCGTGCCTGTTGGGCTTTTCCTGGCATTTTCCGCTGTTACGTTAATCAGTGTTACCGCATATTTCATCTTTATTGAAA TTTTCCTGCTGACTGTTGGAGGAGTCATCTTGCTCTGTGTTCTCTGCTGTCTTGCCGTGGTGGCCTTCTGGATCTCCTGTGTGTTAAGCATCCTGTACATTATTGGCTCACATGTCCTCAATTACTCTTTTATTCCCAG AGTACCTGAAAAGACGATCTCTGCAGGAGACATGGAGACAGAAAAAGACCTAAATAGCTGA
- the LOC132868599 gene encoding lipid droplet assembly factor 1-A-like isoform X1: MEDFKWEPKITELLNSKVGKYLSNHPFITLVLLVFGLTASVPVGLFLAFSAVTLISVTAYFIFIEIFLLTVGGVILLCVLCCLAVVAFWISCVLSILYIIGSHVLNYSFIPSRVPEKTISAGDMETEKDLNS; this comes from the exons ATCACAGAGCTCTTGAATAGCAAGGTGGGAAAGTATCTGAGTAACCACCCCTTCATCACTCTGGTGCTGCTTGTATTTGGTCTAACAGCCTCCGTGCCTGTTGGGCTTTTCCTGGCATTTTCCGCTGTTACGTTAATCAGTGTTACCGCATATTTCATCTTTATTGAAA TTTTCCTGCTGACTGTTGGAGGAGTCATCTTGCTCTGTGTTCTCTGCTGTCTTGCCGTGGTGGCCTTCTGGATCTCCTGTGTGTTAAGCATCCTGTACATTATTGGCTCACATGTCCTCAATTACTCTTTTATTCCCAG TAGAGTACCTGAAAAGACGATCTCTGCAGGAGACATGGAGACAGAAAAAGACCTAAATAGCTGA
- the kdelr2a gene encoding ER lumen protein-retaining receptor 2 has product MNIFRLAGDLSHLAAIIILLLKIWKTRSCAGISGKSQILFALVFTTRYLDLITSFISLYNTCMKVIYVGCAYATVYLIYVKFKATYDGNHDTFRVEFLVVPVGGLAFLVNHDFSPLEILWTFSIYLESVAILPQLFLISKTGEAETITTHYLFCLGVYRALYLFNWIWRFYFEGFFDMIAIVAGVVQTILYCDFFYLYVTKVLKGKKLSLPA; this is encoded by the exons ATGAATATCTTTAGGCTGGCCGGAGATCTGTCTCACTTAGCGGCAATCATCATTCTGCTGCTCAAAATCTGGAAAACCCGCTCCTGCGCAG GTATCTCTGGGAAAAGCCAGATCCTCTTTGCGCTGGTTTTCACAACACGTTATCTGGATCTGATCACCTCCTTTATTTCTCTCTACAACACCTGCATGAAG GTCATCTACGTTGGATGCGCCTATGCCACTGTGTACCTAATCTATGTGAAATTCAAGGCTACTTATGATGGAAATCATGACACCTTTAGAGTGGAGTTTCTGGTAGTTCCTGTTGGAGGCCTGGCCTTTTTGGTCAATCATGACTTCTCTCCTTTGGAG ATCCTGTGGACATTCTCCATCTACCTTGAGTCAGTGGCCATCCTGCCTCAGCTCTTCCTGATCAGTAAGACTGGAGAGGCTGAGACCATCACCACCCACTATCTGTTCTGCCTGGGGGTCTACCGTGCCCTCTATCTCTTCAACTGGATCTGGAGGTTCTACTTTGAGGGCTTCTTTGACATGATCGCTATTGTAGCTGGGGTGGTCCAGACCATCTTGTATTGTGACTTCTTCTACCTTTATGTTACAAAAG TGCTGAAAGGAAAGAAGCTGAGCTTGCCAGCATAA